A part of Olleya sp. Bg11-27 genomic DNA contains:
- a CDS encoding Lacal_2735 family protein translates to MFGLFKKKSALDKLQDQYKKLLEESYKLSTTNRSESDKKQAEAQVVLEQIEAIQKTS, encoded by the coding sequence ATGTTCGGATTATTTAAAAAGAAAAGCGCATTAGATAAACTTCAGGATCAGTATAAAAAACTTTTAGAAGAGTCCTACAAACTATCGACGACTAACAGGAGTGAAAGTGATAAAAAACAAGCCGAAGCGCAAGTTGTGCTTGAACAAATAGAAGCAATTCAAAAAACTAGTTAA
- a CDS encoding DUF2306 domain-containing protein, translated as MSYTTLMYLHLATILPAFVLGTLSFILKKGTVTHKIIGRIYMILMFLTAIITLFMPSFIGSQLFNHFGWIHLFSFLTIYTVPTAYIAIKKGDVRRHKLKMIGLYVGAMLIAGAFTFVPGRYMHTLFFT; from the coding sequence ATGTCTTATACTACCTTAATGTACCTTCATCTGGCCACAATACTTCCAGCTTTTGTTTTAGGCACACTCAGCTTTATTCTAAAAAAAGGAACGGTTACTCACAAAATAATCGGTCGCATTTATATGATTCTAATGTTTTTAACGGCTATCATTACTTTATTTATGCCTTCCTTTATAGGATCGCAATTATTTAATCACTTTGGTTGGATACACTTATTTAGTTTTCTAACTATTTATACCGTACCTACTGCATACATTGCTATTAAAAAAGGAGACGTAAGACGTCATAAATTAAAAATGATTGGTTTATACGTGGGCGCAATGCTTATTGCTGGTGCTTTTACTTTTGTTCCTGGACGTTACATGCACACCTTGTTTTTTACTTAA
- a CDS encoding carboxypeptidase-like regulatory domain-containing protein, whose translation MNKSNYTIKLLAFLFPLFCLAQTGTIKGVILNEFNQPVDAVNIKSGDFGTQTNVNGFFEIKITANTEVKVIFSHVSHKNITATFNLKNGETLEFNPVLKENLEQISTVVINGRKRKDVEGIVNIDPATLTKIPGAQAGIENLLKTLPGVSSNNELSTQYSVRGGNYDENLVYVNGIEVYRPFLIRSGQQEGLSFVNSDLVQNVDFSAGGFQAKYGDKLSSVLDITYRKPTDTGVAVDASLLGASVAIETVSQDSKFTGIVGLRYRDNSLLVNAKETETNFKPTFADVQSYLTYQFTDKLEVSFLGNTSLNKYDYIPLSRQTNFGTLDNPQALVVQYEGQEKDRYQTLFGALSANYDFNDDLSLALVTSTYHTTEEEYFDILAQYALGEVNSNIGDENLGEVEFAEGIGSQLNHGRNDLDALITNVEAKGTYTKNENEFKFSIKYTNEDIRDRLVEWEVIDSAGFSINPPNSDAFNDQPYTPYEGPLEAYQDVRSRNNTTINRLQAYVQWSKRSAIGAHDVWYNAGVRSHSWTVNDEATNQNVSQNVFSPRAQFAIKPNWDKDMLFRVSGGLYYQPPFYRELRNQEGVVQADVKAQKSVHLVLGNDYSFKMWDRPFKLTSEAYYKKMTDVNPYTLENVRIRYSATNNAEAYAYGLDLRLNGEFVPGTESWFSFGYLKTEENISDRGYIARPTDQRLKFAALFQDYVPNIPSMKMYLNLVYNTGLPGGSPSYADPYIFQSRLPDYKRADIGFQFVVVDKNKQFDSGWKKVFKELSFGFEIFNVFDVQNSITNTWVRDVYSKRQYAIPNYLTPRVFNVRTTMRF comes from the coding sequence TTGAATAAATCTAACTACACTATAAAATTACTAGCCTTTTTATTCCCTTTATTTTGTTTAGCACAAACAGGAACCATAAAAGGTGTTATTTTAAACGAATTTAATCAACCTGTTGATGCTGTAAATATCAAAAGTGGTGATTTTGGTACACAAACTAATGTCAATGGTTTTTTCGAAATTAAAATTACAGCAAATACTGAGGTCAAAGTTATATTTTCTCATGTATCTCATAAAAACATTACCGCTACTTTTAATCTTAAAAATGGAGAAACATTAGAATTTAATCCTGTTTTAAAAGAAAATTTAGAACAAATCTCAACCGTAGTTATTAACGGAAGAAAGAGAAAAGATGTGGAGGGTATCGTCAATATTGATCCTGCTACTTTAACCAAAATTCCTGGTGCGCAAGCTGGTATCGAAAACCTCCTAAAAACACTTCCTGGAGTTAGTAGTAATAACGAGTTAAGTACGCAATACTCTGTAAGAGGTGGTAATTATGATGAAAACTTAGTTTATGTAAACGGTATTGAAGTTTATAGACCATTTTTAATTCGTTCTGGACAACAAGAAGGTTTAAGTTTTGTGAATTCAGATTTAGTACAAAATGTAGATTTTTCAGCTGGAGGGTTCCAAGCTAAATATGGCGACAAATTATCGTCTGTTTTAGATATAACATATCGCAAACCTACAGACACTGGTGTTGCTGTTGATGCTAGTTTATTAGGTGCAAGTGTAGCTATAGAAACCGTTAGTCAAGATTCTAAATTTACAGGAATAGTTGGTCTGCGTTACAGAGACAATAGCCTACTAGTAAATGCAAAAGAAACTGAAACCAACTTCAAACCAACTTTTGCCGATGTACAAAGTTATTTAACCTATCAATTTACCGATAAATTAGAAGTTAGCTTTTTAGGTAATACTTCACTTAACAAATATGATTATATACCGCTTTCAAGACAAACCAATTTTGGAACTTTAGATAACCCACAAGCTTTAGTTGTCCAATATGAAGGTCAAGAAAAAGATAGGTATCAAACATTATTTGGTGCTTTAAGCGCCAACTATGATTTTAATGACGATTTATCGCTTGCCTTAGTTACTTCGACTTACCACACAACAGAAGAAGAATATTTTGACATCCTAGCGCAATATGCTTTAGGAGAAGTCAATAGCAATATTGGAGATGAAAATTTAGGTGAAGTTGAATTTGCTGAAGGCATTGGCAGCCAATTAAATCATGGTCGTAATGATTTGGATGCTTTAATTACCAATGTTGAAGCCAAGGGAACTTATACTAAAAATGAAAACGAATTTAAATTCTCGATTAAATATACAAACGAAGACATTAGAGATCGCTTAGTAGAATGGGAAGTTATTGATTCTGCCGGTTTTTCGATAAATCCACCAAACTCTGACGCCTTTAATGATCAGCCATATACACCTTACGAAGGCCCATTAGAAGCTTATCAAGATGTTAGATCAAGAAACAATACAACAATAAACAGACTTCAAGCATACGTGCAATGGAGTAAGCGAAGCGCCATTGGAGCACATGACGTTTGGTACAATGCCGGTGTTAGAAGCCATAGTTGGACTGTTAATGACGAGGCTACAAATCAAAACGTATCGCAAAACGTGTTCAGTCCACGTGCACAATTTGCTATAAAACCAAATTGGGATAAAGACATGCTATTTAGAGTTAGTGGTGGATTATACTACCAACCTCCTTTTTATAGAGAACTACGTAACCAAGAAGGTGTTGTACAGGCCGATGTCAAGGCTCAAAAATCTGTACATTTAGTATTGGGTAACGATTATAGTTTTAAAATGTGGGATAGACCTTTTAAATTGACTAGTGAAGCTTATTACAAAAAAATGACAGACGTCAATCCATATACCTTAGAAAACGTCCGTATTAGATATAGCGCAACTAACAATGCCGAAGCTTACGCTTATGGTTTAGATTTACGTTTAAATGGCGAGTTTGTACCAGGTACAGAAAGCTGGTTTAGTTTTGGGTATCTAAAAACAGAAGAAAACATAAGTGACAGAGGATATATTGCAAGACCAACGGACCAACGTTTAAAATTTGCCGCTTTATTTCAGGACTATGTCCCAAATATCCCTAGCATGAAAATGTATCTAAATTTGGTTTATAACACAGGTCTACCAGGAGGCTCTCCTAGTTACGCCGATCCATATATCTTTCAAAGTAGACTTCCAGACTATAAACGTGCCGATATTGGTTTTCAGTTTGTAGTTGTTGATAAAAACAAGCAATTTGATAGTGGTTGGAAAAAAGTATTTAAAGAGCTGTCTTTTGGATTCGAGATTTTTAACGTCTTTGATGTACAAAACTCAATAACCAATACATGGGTTAGAGATGTGTACAGTAAACGTCAATATGCAATCCCTAATTATTTAACGCCACGCGTTTTTAATGTCAGAACTACAATGCGTTTTTAG
- a CDS encoding M23 family metallopeptidase yields the protein MRNTLFLLVFISTFSQAQNIYPQDYFRSPLDIELILSGTFAELRSNHFHSGLDLKTKQREGLNIYATASGYISRIRVSHYGYGKAIYITHPNGYVTVHGHLQRFSDRVEAYVKQRQYEKESYEIELFPDLNDLVVTKGDIIAYSGNTGGSGGPHLHFEIRDNQERPINPLLFGLKIKDSKKPTVSSIYAYPINDLSHVNGSNLKQKLRLIPLKNGDYKTEDLTAHGKIGFAINSIDRQDLAANKNGVYKIETLYNGMKNFTIDFRKFSFGETKHLNRLIDYKHYKDKKERLQKLFRDTNNPLSMYDNVVDDGYLIIYDTLSNIYKVKITDFDGNETTININIKGVDKQPNDVAARFISPYYITSDEVNTLENQKIKVNFPKQTFYDDFFIDYKVNGDTLTLHKNNLAVKKSFTITYDVSNYAPEDLKQVYIARLIGYKNYPSYSSTIREENKLITRTKNLGKFCLARDIVAPVITPVSFKDGQWLSKYRFLKIKIEDKESGISNYRASINDEWILMEYDYKKKTLTYDFNDKVVTDTKNNLKVIVTDNVGNSTTFEASFFRK from the coding sequence ATGCGCAACACACTTTTTTTACTCGTTTTTATTTCAACTTTTAGCCAGGCTCAAAACATTTATCCTCAAGACTATTTTAGATCGCCTTTAGATATAGAATTAATACTATCGGGTACGTTTGCCGAGCTTAGAAGTAATCATTTTCACTCTGGTTTAGATCTCAAAACTAAGCAAAGAGAAGGCTTAAATATCTATGCAACCGCTAGCGGTTATATTAGTCGTATAAGAGTCTCACATTACGGCTATGGAAAAGCAATTTACATCACACATCCAAATGGATATGTTACTGTGCATGGTCATTTACAACGCTTTTCAGACCGAGTTGAAGCTTATGTTAAGCAACGTCAGTACGAAAAGGAAAGCTATGAAATAGAGTTATTCCCAGATTTAAACGATTTAGTGGTTACCAAAGGTGATATTATTGCTTATTCTGGTAATACAGGTGGCTCCGGTGGACCACATCTTCATTTTGAGATTAGAGATAATCAAGAACGTCCTATAAACCCTTTATTATTTGGTTTAAAAATAAAAGACTCTAAAAAACCAACAGTAAGCAGTATATATGCCTATCCAATAAATGATTTATCTCATGTTAATGGCTCTAATTTAAAACAGAAACTGCGTCTTATTCCATTAAAAAACGGCGATTATAAAACAGAAGATTTAACTGCTCATGGTAAAATAGGGTTTGCTATAAATAGTATTGATAGACAGGATTTAGCAGCTAATAAAAATGGGGTGTACAAAATTGAAACGCTATATAATGGCATGAAGAATTTTACAATCGATTTTAGAAAATTTTCTTTTGGCGAAACCAAACATCTTAATAGATTAATAGATTACAAACATTATAAAGATAAAAAAGAACGTCTTCAAAAATTATTTAGAGACACCAACAACCCATTAAGCATGTACGACAATGTAGTTGATGATGGTTATTTAATAATCTACGATACGCTCTCCAATATTTATAAAGTAAAAATTACTGATTTTGATGGCAATGAAACCACAATAAACATCAATATAAAAGGCGTTGACAAACAACCTAATGATGTTGCTGCACGTTTTATATCTCCCTATTATATTACATCCGATGAAGTAAATACATTAGAAAATCAAAAGATAAAAGTAAACTTCCCTAAACAAACATTTTACGACGACTTTTTTATAGATTATAAAGTTAACGGGGACACTTTAACATTACATAAAAATAACTTGGCAGTAAAAAAATCGTTTACCATTACTTACGACGTTAGTAATTATGCACCTGAAGACTTAAAACAAGTTTACATTGCCAGATTAATAGGGTATAAAAATTACCCAAGCTACTCCTCAACTATTAGAGAAGAAAACAAATTAATTACTAGAACTAAAAATTTAGGAAAGTTTTGCTTAGCTAGAGACATTGTTGCACCTGTAATTACACCTGTAAGTTTTAAAGATGGACAGTGGTTAAGTAAGTATCGCTTTTTAAAAATCAAGATTGAAGATAAAGAATCAGGAATTTCTAACTATCGAGCGTCTATAAATGATGAATGGATTTTAATGGAGTACGACTACAAAAAGAAGACGTTAACATACGATTTTAATGATAAAGTCGTTACTGATACTAAGAACAATTTAAAAGTCATTGTTACTGATAATGTAGGAAATAGCACTACATTTGAAGCAAGCTTTTTTAGAAAATAA